The sequence agggagTTTTGGAGCCCAGGTGGGATGGCCAGCATGGCATCAGAAGGCAAGGACAACACAGGGCAAaatcatctttgaagccaccgTGGTCATCAGTGGCTGCTGCACCAGGAAGACAACTGAGAGGAGCAACACAAAGGCattattttgtgtgtttgttaAAAAAGGCTTGTTAATAACAGTGCCTATTCCCACCCAATCACAAATTCACAACTAGTAGAATTTACAAATGCACTAGTTCTGCTCAAGTTCAAGAAGAGCTTGCACAATCCAGATGCTGGAATAGCCCAGtttattgaaacaaattaaaaGAAGGATGGGGATTCCTGAAGGCACTAACTACAGGCTGTTAACATATATCTATAGAAAAAGCAGTAACTAGAGTGTCCGAATACCTATGGTACATTCACTAACTACTGGGTCCATAAAATAAATGCACTAATTTTGGGAGAATAATAAATATAGTAAGAGCATTAATTACAGAGTTCTAATACCTACTGCACTAACTAAATGTACTAACTACGAGAGGTTAATATATACAGGGTGTGTCAAGAGGccccacaggcacagctctgtgcaCCACGATCTCTTTCAATGGCTGTGGATGAGCAGTTGTTCAAACCGATCCAGCAGGCAATTGTAGTCCTGCACGGCCTTCCTTTGGGTATCTGGACTTCTGGCCAGGTGCTCTAGGAGACTGGGTGCTACAGCCACCTGGAAGCCGGAGGGCAAGCTGATCTCCGTAGGAAAGCTCTCATTGCCGATGACAAAGTGGTGAAGCTGTTTTATCTCCAGTGAGCAGCGGAGGGACTTCAGGATAGCCATCACTCGCTGCCCAAAATCACTCCTGCCCCACCCTGTCAGGGGTACAGTGCTCAGGAGGTGTATCTCTACTGTCTTCAGGACACAGCTGGAGAAACCTACACCCATCAGGAAGCCCGTGAGGAGCTGCAGGCTAGGAGACCTGTCTGGAAATGTGCCTGAAGAATTTTGCCTCTGCCACGGCGTAAGTCTCCAGCCACGTTGTGCTTGGGATGCCTACTTCTGTaggctggctgctcacaaagacATCTGAGTCTCCTTGCTGCACGGCAAAGAACATCTCAACCGTGAAGCTTTCCTTGTCTTTGCTCAGCTGAAATTTGCAGGAGCGGCTGGAGGGCTGCAACCTTAAACGCCAGTGGCACGATTCAGGCAACAGCAGCCAGGCGACTCTCACAAATCCATAGAACCAGTGGACAGTTTTCTCCACATCTAGATAGCAGCCGGTGCACAGGGTGTGCAGGAGGCTGGGGTCCTGTTTCCTTCTCAGCTCCTCCTCGGGGTGGTGGAGGAAACACAGCatgtcctcctccagcctctccctcctgcaggtgcaCACCCGCTCCACACGGACACAGAACTTCCTCTGGACCGCTGCTGCAGTGTCCAGCTCCAGGTGGAAGGCATGtcctggaggggcactcaggggaaCAAGCAAACGGTACACAACATCTTGTGCATGGGGAGTGCAGCCTTCAAAGGCACTGCCCACTCCCATGGCTGGTTGTGGCACCGGGTAGAAACTGTTGGACAAGCCTTCTCCAAAGACGTGGATGAGTTTGTCCACCAGGTCCGCAATCATGGAGAATCCTTTGTCCAGATCCAGAACAGGCAACTCCTGTATGCGCTCCTCTAAAAGGCTTCCAAGCTTCCTTTGCACATTGATACCATCGTCTTCTTCTCCGTTTGCCATCTCCTCATTGTCATCGACATTGCCCTCTTCCACATTTCCAACAATGTTCCAtctttcttcctcctccaccAAGTTGCTGCTGGACCTCTCCTTGTGGCCACGGTTGTCTGGAGCACATCGACTTTTCCCATGTCCAAACCACAGCACCAAGAGAAGCATGAGGATTCCGCTCAGAGCCCAGAACTGCCACCCAGGCAGGGCTCCCCAGGCCCCACCACTCTGCTCCGGCTtcatctgctccagctcctgaatCAGCTGAGTCATCTGCTGCTCCAGATACTCAGCACGCTGCTGCATGCGCTCCAGGGTGGCCTCATCCAGCCCATCCCCGGCCTGCTGCGGGTACTGGGTGAGGCCTTGCACAAGCAAGAGAAGGAATGTAATGGCAAACATGGCCTGGGGCACTGAGCAGGGGTCCAGTGGGGATGGGAGGGAGCAACTGATAGGGCAAgtggggagaggagccccagggatCTCAAGGCAGGACAGAGGGGGCCCAGGGGCTGGCAGCCTGCCAGGCCTGTgccgctgccccagcaccggcacAAAGGGTCTGGACAAAGGCCCTGCCACCAGGGACTGGCTCTGGATGCCCGCTGAGAAGCCGCTCCCCGAATACTCGCGTTTCTGCCGTGGGCCTCTCTCCGCGTTCAGCACAGCCTCCTGTCTGCGTGCACGCTCGCCGCTCGCCGAGGCTGCACTGGGGCAGCGttacctgctgctcctcctggcagctgcccccaTTGTCAAACTgcggctgtgatgtcacacatgccAGTGTGCATCCAGGCCAGGCCTGCCCCACCCTCCATCTCTACCGCACCTCTGGGAATCCTAATGGCCCCTGGCAAGCAAAGACCTGACATGCAAAAACAGCAGACCCATGGGTCGCAATGGACACCCGGGCTCTTCCCTTCACAAAACATGTAGGAGGCCTCAAAGCCTTCCTAATCGCAAAATGGGTAACATGACCAATGAATGCTTTGTTCCTGGAAGTCTTCTGCTCAGAGATAGAACTGCTTGCCTTGCTGCTGACATGTGTGCTTTTGGGGTCACTCTTGGAACCTGTGTGACACCCCTGGGTGTGTAGTAATGAATGGCCTGGAAGTGACATGGGGCTTCTCCATAGCAGGATCTCTCTTCCTGCTGTGCCACGGCCAGAGGACCTTGATTCCCTGGAGACGCTTCGTAAGGATGATGAGCAGCTGTTGGGGAGGAGATTTCCAGCAGGCAAT comes from Melospiza melodia melodia isolate bMelMel2 chromosome 3, bMelMel2.pri, whole genome shotgun sequence and encodes:
- the LOC134416619 gene encoding LOW QUALITY PROTEIN: inositol 1,4,5-trisphosphate receptor-interacting protein-like 1 (The sequence of the model RefSeq protein was modified relative to this genomic sequence to represent the inferred CDS: inserted 2 bases in 1 codon), with amino-acid sequence MFAITFLLLLVQGLTQYPQQAGDGLDEATLERMQQRAEYLEQQMTQLIQELEQMKPEQSGGAWGALPGWQFWALSGILMLLLVLWFGHGKSRCAPDNRGHKERSSSNLVEEEERWNIVGNVEEGNVDDNEEMANGEEDDGINVQRKLGSLLEERIQELPVLDLDKGFSMIADLVDKLIHVFGEGLSNSFYPVPQPAMGVGSAFEGCTPHAQDVVYRLLVPLSAPPGHAFHLELDTAAAVQRKFCVRVERVCTCRRERLEEDMLCFLHHPEEELRRKQDPSLLHTLCTGCYLDVEKTVHWFYGFVRVAWLLLPESCHWRLRLQPSSRSCKFQLSKDKESFTVEMFFAVQQGDSDVFVSSQPTEVGIPSTTWLETYAVAEAKFFRHISRQVSXSLQLLTGFLMGVGFSSCVLKTVEIHLLSTVPLTGWGRSDFGQRVMAILKSLRCSLEIKQLHHFVIGNESFPTEISLPSGFQVAVAPSLLEHLARSPDTQRKAVQDYNCLLDRFEQLLIHSH